A DNA window from Canis lupus dingo isolate Sandy chromosome 2, ASM325472v2, whole genome shotgun sequence contains the following coding sequences:
- the PURA gene encoding transcriptional activator protein Pur-alpha — MADRDSGSEQGGAALGSGGSLGHPGSGSGSGGGGGGGGGGGGSGGGGGGAPGGLQHETQELASKRVDIQNKRFYLDVKQNAKGRFLKIAEVGAGGNKSRLTLSMSVAVEFRDYLGDFIEHYAQLGPSQPPDLAQAQDEPRRALKSEFLVRENRKYYMDLKENQRGRFLRIRQTVNRGPGLGSTQGQTIALPAQGLIEFRDALAKLIDDYGVEEEPAELPEGTSLTVDNKRFFFDVGSNKYGVFMRVSEVKPTYRNSITVPYKVWAKFGHTFCKYSEEMKKIQEKQREKRAACEQLHQQQQQQQEETAAATLLLQGEEEGEED, encoded by the coding sequence ATGGCGGACCGAGACAGCGGCAGCGAGCAGGGTGGTGCGGCGCTGGGCTCGGGCGGCTCCCTGGGGCAcccgggctcgggctcgggctccggcggGGGCGGTggtggcggcgggggcggcggcggcagtggcggcggcggcggcggggccccgggggggcTGCAGCACGAGACGCAGGAGCTGGCCTCCAAGCGGGTGGACATCCAGAACAAGCGCTTCTACCTGGACGTGAAGCAGAACGCCAAGGGCCGCTTCCTGAAGATCGCTGAGGTGGGCGCGGGCGGCAACAAGAGCCGCCTCACTCTCTCCATGTCAGTGGCCGTGGAGTTCCGCGACTACCTGGGCGACTTCATCGAGCACTACGCGCAGCTGGGCCCCAGCCAGCCTCCCGACCTGGCCCAGGCGCAGGACGAGCCGCGCCGGGCGCTCAAGAGCGAGTTCCTGGTGCGCGAGAACCGCAAGTACTACATGGATCTCAAGGAGAACCAGCGCGGCCGCTTCCTGCGCATCCGCCAGACGGTCAACCGGGGGCCCGGCctgggctccacacagggccAGACCATTGCGCTGCCCGCACAGGGGCTCATCGAGTTCCGCGACGCTCTGGCCAAGCTCATCGATGACTACGGAGTGGAGGAGGAGCCGGCCGAGCTGCCCGAGGGCACCTCCTTGACTGTGGACAACAAGCGCTTCTTCTTCGATGTGGGCTCCAACAAGTACGGCGTGTTTATGCGAGTGAGCGAGGTGAAGCCCACCTACCGCAACTCCATCACCGTGCCCTACAAGGTGTGGGCCAAGTTCGGACACACCTTCTGCAAGTACTCGGAGGAGATGAAGAAGATtcaagagaagcagagggagaagcgagctgCCTGTGAGCAGCTCcaccaacagcagcagcagcagcaggaggagaccGCCGCTGCCACCCTGTTGCTGCAGggtgaggaagaaggggaagaagattGA